One Streptomyces spororaveus genomic window, TCTACGAACGCTTCGCGGGCCGCATCTTCAGCGCCGCCGAGGTCGCCCGCGGCAAGCCCGCCCCCGACCTCTTCCTGCACGCGGCACGGCAGATGGGCGCCGACCCCGCCGCGTGCGTGGTCGTGGAGGACAGCCTCCCCGGTGTCCTGGCGGCCCGCGCCGCCGGGATGCGCGCCCTGGCCTACGCGGGCGGACTCACCCCGCCGCACCGGCTCACGGGCCCCGCCACCGTCGTCTTCACCGACATGCGCGAACTCCCCGGCCTCATCACCGGATCACCGGACCGGCCGGTCACCGGCCAACCGGTCAGCGGGCGGCCGCGCCAGGAGCGGGCGGGGTCCAGTCCGCAGGCAGGCCGGACTGGATAAGGACCTCGGCCAGACTGTAGTGGTCCTGGTCAAAGGCGATCCGGCAGTGCCCCCTGTCGAGGCCGAGCAGGGTCGTCATCGGCACGGCGAACGGCTTGGGCGCGCCCTTGAGATGGCCGGAGTAGACCGCCCGTACGGTGACGCGGTCACCCTCGAGGCGGGTGTCACGGACGCTGACACGGACGTTGTCGATGAGGGTGTCGGCGCGGGCCTTCCACCCCGCGATCTCCTTACGGCCGCGGAAGGTGACACCGACGGCCTCGTCGGTGTAGACGCCGTCGGCGGTGAACACCGCGCCCAGGGCCCGGGGATCACTGCCGTTCCAGGCACGGGCCCAGGCGGCAACGACCCCGGGAACCGGCCGGCCGGTGCCCTGCACGGCATAAGCGGCGGCGGTGGCGGTGGCGGTGGCGGTGGCGCACAGGAAAGCGGCAGCGGTCACCACGGTGAGAGTACGCAGCGTGCGGGACGTCATGACGGAAACTCCTGACAGCAAAGACCCGGGCACAAGCCCGGGAACGGGTACGGGTGGGGGTGGGCCCTGCCCGCGACAGCGCCAGGCAGGTACGGGACTCCGGCCGCCGGGCCGGCGGCAGAACCGGTCCCGGCCGCGGACACCGGCCCGCAGCCCCGTCCATGCGGTACGGGCGGCCTTCACGGGACACACACTCCCGCCGAACGGCGTCCACTCTCCAGCCCCCGCAGGCCCGGTGACTGTCCACCACTGCCCACCACCGTCCACCCGGCCCCGGCCGGCACAAAGCCCCGGGTACGGGTACGGCCGGACAGCTACCCGACGGACGGCCACCCGGCATACAGACGGCCCTGCACTCAACTCCACCACCCAGAACGGGAACGAACCACGGCCCTGAACAACCCTGCCGCCGGGACACGCACCGAAACGACGGGTACCCCCGAACACAACCAGCGGCGCCCCTGGAACAACCCCCGCCCACAGGGCCCGCACCGAGACCGACAGGCGGCCCGGACGGCTCCGCTCCTGCCGCCACACCCCGCCCG contains:
- a CDS encoding nuclear transport factor 2 family protein; translated protein: MTSRTLRTLTVVTAAAFLCATATATATAAAYAVQGTGRPVPGVVAAWARAWNGSDPRALGAVFTADGVYTDEAVGVTFRGRKEIAGWKARADTLIDNVRVSVRDTRLEGDRVTVRAVYSGHLKGAPKPFAVPMTTLLGLDRGHCRIAFDQDHYSLAEVLIQSGLPADWTPPAPGAAAR
- a CDS encoding HAD family hydrolase, whose protein sequence is MIKPAELVIFDCDGVLVDTERIALRIQLALGAELGWPLTPEDAVDRFIGRSKESICEQIAQRLGPQTAALWWQELLRRHREAVDTGLEAVDGLPGALEEITLPVCVASSGSHDKMRHTLGVTGLYERFAGRIFSAAEVARGKPAPDLFLHAARQMGADPAACVVVEDSLPGVLAARAAGMRALAYAGGLTPPHRLTGPATVVFTDMRELPGLITGSPDRPVTGQPVSGRPRQERAGSSPQAGRTG